One Pichia kudriavzevii chromosome 3, complete sequence genomic window carries:
- a CDS encoding uncharacterized protein (PKUD0C05920; Pfam Domains: DUF963(9.4e-45)|Toxin_12(4e-13)) has protein sequence MISITYLLIGIIIQAYCYSHAHASELLLEKRGYQEISTIYASTPTANVVSTVATDAFTCSLSTFNHGYPSAHVSYAPEVKKLDNGLYEATMYFDGDNCSDFDGASEIKLDGVQPNVVLWSHNNPANKGIDSVNGCHWVAPFSFQASYDSQNNRWCMNGGSQIQYDWTNKNSFDYSFGCGSGGQFDLPNLCWSDSNQAGNNKNTISSTSTSSTVATGFTCTPEWSTCESNNDCCTGLVCNSDNPYWKYCSTGTVTEDVQTTPPTTSSVVTTTSTSSFLTSSSIPSTFTTGFTCTPEWSTCESNNDCCTGLVCNSDNPYWKYCSFSADSTCIRQWSTCESNNDCCLGLVCNSDNPYWKYCSTGTATEKIQTSPLTTSSTTTFSSFYPTRSSGIPSTTRQQEVSTIYASTPTANVVSTVATDAFTCSLSTFNHGYPSAHVSYAPEVKKLDNGLYEATMYFDGDNCSDFDGASEIKLDGVQPNVVLWSHNNPANKGIDSVNGCHWVAPFSFQASYDSQNNRWCMNGGSQIQYDWTNKNSFDYSFGCGSGGQFDLPNLCWVEPQNDSSTFQTFSKTSSDSTDASTSLAFSRSSFSVTLPTPVGSSTPIGSSTPVGSSTPVGSSTSVGSSTPVGSSTPIGSSTQGVSAVSSHSGISSLDPKDNTMTASFSVTTMSSFTRSSAVGSSTSVGSSTSVGLSTPVGSSTSVGLSTPVGSATPVGSSTSVGSATPVGSSTSVGSSTPVGLSTPVGLSTSIGSSTSIGSSTPIGSSTQGVSAVSSHSGISSLDPKDNTMTASFSVTTMSSFTRLSAVGSSTSVGSSTSVGSSTPVGSSTSVGLSTPVGSATPVGSSTSVGSATPVGSSTSVGSSTPVGLSTPVGLSTSIGSSTSIGSSTPIGSSTQGVSAVSSHSGISSLDPKDNTMTASFSVTTMSSFTRLSAVGSSTSVGSSTSVGSSTPVGSSTSVGLSTPVGSATPVGSSTSVGSSTPVGLSTPVGLSTSIGSSTSIGSSTPIGSSTQGVSAVSSHSGISSLDPKDNTMTASFSVTTMSSFTRSSAVGSSTPVGSSTPVGSSTPVGSSTPVGSSTPVGLSTPVGSSTPVGSSTPVGSSTPVGSSTSVGSATPVGSSTSVGSSTSVGLSTPVGLSTPVGLSTSIGSSTSIGSSTPIGSSTQGVSAVSSHSGISSLDPKDNTMTASFSVTTMSSFTRSSAVGSSTSVGSSTSVGLSTPVGSSTSVGLSTPVGSATPVGSSTSVGSATPVGSSTSVGSSTSVGLSTPVGLSTPVGLSTSIGSSISIGSSTPIGSSTQGVSAVSSHSGISSLDPKDNTMTASFSVTTMSSFTRSSAVGSSTPVGSSTSVGLSTPVGSSTSVGLSTPVGSATPVGSSTSVGSSTPVGLSTPVGLSTSIGSSTSIGSSTPIGSSTQGVSAVSSHSGISSLDPKDNTMTASFSVTTMSSFTRSSAVGSSTPVGSSTPVGSSTPVGSSTPVGSSTPVGSSTSVGSSTQGVSAVSSHSGISSLDPKDNTMTASFSVTTMSSFTRSSAVGSSTPVGSSTSVGSSTPIGSSTSVGSSTQGVSAVSSHSGISSLDPKDNTMTASFSVTTMSSFTRSSAVGSSTPVGSSTPVGSSTPVGSSTSVGSSTPIGSSTSVGLLTSPSIVILPSITNDSSFQETSFFTSSSSMPTGGSYFDISSITGKQGAETSYFVVIEKSSSLLPVEVVTTSTLPTRATSPAVSTFVGLFSSKITNSSKEKNTDQSIGTNTSSILKITTHTFTSTGFNTLTPDTTGVTSINSVVSSVDFNGNPSVNDLDGSSFAIFTEFNSISVHSATSGLSSNVTTIKPIDLVRGGETESSTITGHSNSASVVTMTKTVTEITTHYIHDTLSTPDDARMISQSQFATRVISNIETVTRTITTENTIYPDAAIDESSTRATVSTTARNDDEAGLTTITASSDGGEVTYYSGSTYILTRRETHEFESTIYSESITAIPIVRSITTDGMISVTSTSTVSTESVPINVFVVTTVVTKLTTYCPENNKTVLVSSTPASSATTTVKLADPKTTTTNNNGGITTLTTTVANNSDFGRINAKTTSASTSSSIVQIEYSNDSASRRVDSRLAFVASISLFFFL, from the coding sequence ATGATCTCAATCACTTATTTGTTAATAGGGATAATAATTCAAGCATATTGCTACTCACATGCTCATGCTTCTGAATTATTACTTGAGAAGCGTGGATATCAAGAGATCAGTACAATCTATGCGTCTACGCCAACTGCAAATGTGGTAAGCACCGTCGCAACCGACGCTTTTACTTGTTCTCTCTCGACTTTCAACCACGGATATCCTTCTGCTCATGTTTCTTACGCACCTGAAGTTAAAAAACTGGATAATGGTCTATATGAGGCTACCATGTATTTTGATGGTGATAACTGCTCAGATTTCGATGGAGCCTCGGAAATCAAACTTGATGGTGTCCAGCCAAACGTCGTATTGTGGTCCCACAACAACCCAGCAAACAAAGGGATAGATTCTGTCAATGGGTGTCACTGGGTCGcaccattttcatttcaagCTTCTTATGATTCTCAGAACAACAGATGGTGTATGAATGGTGGTTCCCAAATACAGTACGATTGgacaaataaaaattcGTTTGATTATTCATTTGGTTGTGGATCTGGTGGCCAGTTCGATTTACCCAATCTATGTTGGTCAGATAGCAATCAAGCcggaaacaacaaaaatacaattaGCTCCACATCCACGTCATCAACAGTCGCAACAGGCTTTACATGCACACCAGAATGGTCGACATGCGAATCCAATAACGACTGTTGCACCGGGTTAGTCTGTAACTCGGATAACCCCTATTGGAAGTATTGTTCAACCGGAACGGTGACAGAGGACGTCCAAACCACACCTCCAACCACATCGTCTGTCGTAACCACGACCTCCACTTCGTCATTCTTAACATCGTCATCTATACCATCAACATTCACAACAGGCTTTACATGCACACCAGAATGGTCGACATGCGAATCCAATAACGACTGTTGCACCGGGTTAGTCTGTAACTCGGATAACCCCTATTGGAAGTATTGTTCCTTTTCAGCTGATTCTACATGTATTAGACAATGGTCAACATGCGAGTCAAACAATGATTGTTGCCTCGGACTAGTCTGTAACTCAGATAACCCCTATTGGAAGTATTGTTCAACTGGAACAGCGACGGAGAAAATTCAAACCTCACCATTAACTACTTCATCAACCACCACTTTTTCTTCGTTCTATCCAACTAGAAGCAGTGGAATTCCATCTACAACAAGACAGCAAGAAGTAAGTACAATCTATGCGTCTACGCCAACTGCAAATGTGGTAAGCACCGTCGCAACCGACGCTTTTACTTGTTCTCTCTCGACTTTCAACCACGGATATCCTTCTGCTCATGTTTCTTACGCACCTGAAGTTAAAAAACTGGATAATGGTCTATATGAGGCTACCATGTATTTTGATGGTGATAACTGCTCAGATTTCGATGGAGCCTCGGAAATCAAACTTGATGGTGTCCAGCCAAACGTCGTATTGTGGTCCCACAACAACCCAGCAAACAAAGGGATAGATTCTGTCAATGGGTGTCACTGGGTCGcaccattttcatttcaagCTTCTTATGATTCTCAGAACAACAGATGGTGTATGAATGGTGGTTCCCAAATACAGTACGATTGgacaaataaaaattcGTTTGATTATTCATTTGGTTGTGGATCTGGTGGCCAGTTCGATTTACCCAATCTATGTTGGGTTGAACCACAAAATGATAGTTCAACATTCCAGACGTTTTCCAAGACATCTTCAGATTCCACAGACgcatcaacatcattagCGTTTTCAAGGTCTTCATTTTCTGTTACCTTACCGACTCCGGTTGGATCATCCACTCCAATTGGATCgtctactccagttggtTCGTccactccagttggatcatccacctcagttggatcgtctactccagttggtTCATCCACTCCAATTGGATCATCCACTCAAGGTGTGTCTGCAGTTTCATCTCATAGCGGTATTTCCTCACTCGATCCTAAGGACAATACAATGACagcatcattttcagtaacCACCATGAGCTCATTCACCAGATCATCAGCGGTTGGATCATCCACCTCAGTTGGATCGTCTACCTCAGTTGGTTTGTccactccagttggatcaTCCACCTCAGTTGGATTgtctactccagttggatcagccactccagttggatcgtctacctcagttggatcagccactccagttggatcgTCTACCTCAGTTGGATCATCCACTCCAGTTGGTTTATCCACTCCAGTTGGTTTGTCCACTTCAATTGGATCATCCACCTCAATTGGTTCATCCACTCCAATTGGATCGTCCACTCAAGGTGTGTCTGCAGTTTCATCTCATAGCGGTATTTCCTCACTTGATCCTAAGGACAATACAATGACagcatcattttcagtaacCACCATGAGCTCATTCACCAGATTATCAGCGGTTGGATCATCCACCTCAGTTGGATCGTCTACCTCAGTTGGTTCATccactccagttggatcaTCCACCTCAGTTGGATTgtctactccagttggatcagccactccagttggatcgtctacctcagttggatcagccactccagttggatcgTCTACCTCAGTTGGTTCATCCACTCCAGTTGGTTTATCCACTCCAGTTGGTTTGTCCACTTCAATTGGATCATCCACCTCAATTGGTTCATCCACTCCAATTGGATCGTCCACTCAAGGTGTGTCTGCAGTTTCATCTCATAGCGGTATTTCCTCACTTGATCCTAAGGACAATACAATGACagcatcattttcagtaacCACCATGAGCTCATTCACCAGATTATCAGCGGTTGGATCATCCACCTCAGTTGGATCGTCTACCTCAGTTGGTTCATccactccagttggatcaTCCACCTCAGTTGGATTgtctactccagttggatcagccactccagttggatcgTCTACCTCAGTTGGTTCATCCACTCCAGTTGGTTTATCCACTCCAGTTGGTTTGTCCACTTCAATTGGATCATCCACCTCAATTGGTTCATCCACTCCAATTGGATCGTCCACTCAAGGTGTGTCTGCAGTTTCATCTCATAGCGGTATTTCCTCACTTGATCCTAAGGACAATACAATGACagcatcattttcagtaacCACCATGAGCTCATTCACCAGATCATCAGCGGTTGGATCgtctactccagttggatcgtctactccagttggatcgtctactccagttggatcgtctactccagttggatcgtccactccagttggattgtctactccagttggatcgtctactccagttggatcgtctactccagttggatcgtctactccagttggatcgtctacctcagttggatcagccactccagttggatcgTCTACCTCAGTTGGATCATCCACCTCAGTTGGTTTATCCACTCCAGTTGGTTTATCCACTCCAGTTGGTTTGTCCACTTCAATTGGATCATCCACCTCAATTGGTTCATCCACTCCAATTGGATCGTCCACTCAAGGTGTGTCTGCAGTTTCATCTCATAGCGGTATTTCCTCACTTGATCCTAAGGACAATACAATGACagcatcattttcagtaacCACCATGAGCTCATTCACCAGATCATCAGCGGTTGGATCATCCACCTCAGTTGGATCGTCTACCTCAGTTGGTTTGTccactccagttggatcaTCCACCTCAGTTGGATTgtctactccagttggatcagccactccagttggatcgtctacctcagttggatcagccactccagttggatcgTCTACCTCAGTTGGATCATCCACCTCAGTTGGTTTATCCACTCCAGTTGGTTTGTCCACTCCAGTTGGTTTGTCCACTTCAATTGGATCATCCATCTCAATTGGTTCATCCACTCCAATTGGATCGTCCACTCAAGGTGTGTCTGCAGTTTCATCTCATAGCGGTATTTCCTCACTTGATCCTAAGGACAATACAATGACagcatcattttcagtaacCACCATGAGCTCATTCACCAGATCATCAGCGGTTGGATCgtctactccagttggatcgTCTACCTCAGTTGGTTTGTccactccagttggatcaTCCACCTCAGTTGGATTgtctactccagttggatcagccactccagttggatcgTCTACCTCAGTTGGTTCATCCACTCCAGTTGGTTTATCCACTCCAGTTGGTTTGTCCACTTCAATTGGATCATCCACCTCAATTGGTTCATCCACTCCAATTGGATCATCCACTCAAGGTGTGTCTGCAGTTTCATCTCATAGCGGTATTTCCTCACTTGATCCTAAGGACAATACAATGACagcatcattttcagtaacCACCATGAGCTCATTCACCAGATCATCAGCGGTTGGATCgtctactccagttggatcgtctactccagttggatcgtctactccagttggatcgtctactccagttggtTCGTccactccagttggatcaTCCACCTCAGTTGGATCGTCCACTCAAGGTGTGTCTGCTGTTTCATCTCATAGCGGTATTTCCTCACTCGATCCTAAGGACAATACAATGACagcatcattttcagtaacCACCATGAGCTCATTCACCAGATCATCAGCGGTTGGATCgtctactccagttggtTCGTCTACCTCAGTTGGTTCATCCACTCCAATTGGATCATCCACCTCAGTTGGATCGTCCACTCAAGGTGTGTCTGCAGTTTCATCTCATAGCGGTATTTCCTCACTTGATCCTAAGGACAATACAATGACagcatcattttcagtaacCACCATGAGCTCATTCACCAGATCATCAGCGGTTGGATCgtctactccagttggttcgtctactccagttggtTCGTccactccagttggatcaTCCACCTCAGTTGGATCGTCTACTCCAATTGGATCGTCTACCTCAGTTGGATTACTAACTTCACCATCAATAGTTATACTCCCATCAATTACTAACGACTCATCTTTCCAAGagacttctttttttacaTCAAGTAGTAGCATGCCTACAGGAGGTTCCTATTTTGACATCAGTAGTATAACAGGTAAACAAGGTGCAGAAACATCTTactttgttgttattgaaaaatcaagtAGTCTCCTTCCTGTTGAAGTAGTTACTACCTCTACGTTACCCACAAGAGCCACAAGTCCTGCAGTTTCCACATTTGTTGGTTTGTTCTCTAGTAAAATTACAAATTCATCTAAAGAGAAGAACACAGATCAATCTATTGGTACAAACACAAGCTCAATACTCAAGATAACTACTCATACTTTCACCAGCACAGGCTTTAACACATTAACACCTGACACTACCGGTGTTACGAGTATCAACAGCGTGGTTTCATCCGTCGATTTTAACGGCAACCCAAGTGTTAATGATTTAGATGGATCGAGCTTTGCGATATTCACCGAATTCAATTCAATTTCTGTCCATAGTGCTACTTCAGGGCTATCATCAAACGTAACAACGATAAAGCCGATAGATCTTGTTAGAGGCGGAGAAACTGAAAGTTCCACTATTACAGGTCACAGCAACTCTGCAAGTGTTGTAACAATGACTAAAACTGTTACTGAAATTACTACCCATTATATACATGATACCTTATCAACTCCTGATGACGCCAGAATGATATCACAATCTCAATTTGCCACTCGGGTTATTTCGAATATTGAAACTGTTACGAGAACAATTACTACAGAAAACACTATTTATCCAGATGCAGCAATTGATGAGAGTTCTACTCGAGCTACAGTTAGTACTACTGCTCGAAATGACGATGAAGCAGGACTAACTACTATTACAGCCAGTTCCGATGGTGGTGAAGTCACATACTACTCTGGTTCTACCTACATTCTaacaagaagagaaacacatgaatttgaatcaaCCATATACTCTGAATCGATTACAGCTATACCGATTGTCAGATCAATTACTACAGACGGAATGATATCAGTTACTAGTACATCTACAGTTAGCACTGAGTCAGTTCCAATTAATGTGTTTGTTGTTACCACAGTCGTTACCAAATTGACCACATATTGTcctgaaaataataaaacaGTATTAGTTTCGTCTACTCCAGCTTCAAGTGCAACTACTACTGTAAAGTTAGCTGATCCCAAAACCACTACtactaataataatggCGGTATCACCACtttaacaacaacagtgGCCAATAATAGTGACTTTGGGAGAATTAATGCTAAAACTACTTCTGCTTCTACTTCATCCAGCATTGTGCAAATAGAATACAGTAACGATTCTGCAAGCAGAAGGGTCGATTCAAGATTAGCCTTTGTTGCTAGTATCTCcctatttttctttttatgA
- a CDS encoding uncharacterized protein (PKUD0C05930; similar to Saccharomyces cerevisiae YDR430C (CYM1); ancestral locus Anc_5.541) — protein MCPCSSSFQSVYVKQIMLRLLSPKGSGASFTRSYATTASAKLLKKYPLGSEISGYTINRVEEIPEFNLVAVALEHQQTGSKHLHVDRQDNNNVFSIIFKTNTPNNTGLPHILEHTTLCGSEKFPVRDPFFKMLNRSLSNFMNAMTGHDYTFYPFATTNVKDFNNLMDIYLDATLHPLLTSEDFYQEGWRLENEITRDKESPLTFKGVVYNEMKGQVSDSSYYFWIKFQESIYPSLNNAGGDPSQITQLVHNDLVEFHNKCYHPSNSRTFTYGNIPLAQHLEKLNKVFIPFGKRSNRNILKQPIDLNENVKTTIKGPVDPMLPSHQQYKTSLTWKTGSPSDIYETFLLKMLSSLLMDGHSSPLYQTLVETGLGTDFSVNSGSDSITAANLFTIGLNGLTKDISDNLEAHILEVLEAVMKEGFADIKIQALIHQLELSRKVENASFGLNVLSSLVPTWVSNIDPIDSLKWDNIVSRFKEDYSKRGDSIFRELLNDKILSKPYFKYTMVPDEILPSMIAKEEEKRLKDKVDALSEEDKELIYKRGLRLLEKQEEKEDLSCLPTVSVNDIPREFPSVRIDNRVHDGVPIQSRSSPKTNGLSYFRALKTLEASELPQELIKYLPLFANCLTNMGTKNRSMADLEDEIRLYTGGLSCNFFTHASPYNTNEVYLKFGLSSVCLNSDFDKMLSLWMQLLLETNFRNVSKLSTLIKLSTSDNMSDIVSSGHSYARSRATSKISKVAKIQESLGGIANIEFMNELAKLETEGRLEEVVIPKLEKIQQILLDGTSLQYSITTSKDSVGYQESQIAKFNDDVGFKSNFTKNAYEMPIPATGNLRNEFIQIPSHVGFASTALNAPSYSSQDSASLQVLSQLLTFRYLHGEIREKGGAYGGGASLDALNGLFTYYSYRDPQPLESLNIYDKAVNVNAYNIKEGVISDEDLEQAKLTIFQKLEAPKSVRDDGMSYFNYDIDDETKQERRGALLDCSLEDVLEVCEKYFPESAVRSKVVIGHDAEGIQGNPNWTTEVLK, from the coding sequence ATGTGCCCTTGCAGTAGTTCATTTCAAAGTGTGTACGTCAAACAAATAATGCTAAGACTGTTATCTCCGAAAGGTTCAGGGGCAAGCTTTACCAGGAGCTATGCTACTACTGCCAGTGCAAAGTTGTTAAAAAAGTATCCACTTGGTTCTGAAATCAGCGGTTACACAATTAACCGTGTAGAAGAGATTCCTGAATTTAACTTAGTTGCTGTAGCACTAGAACATCAACAGACTGGCTCAAAACATTTACACGTTGATAGACAGGATAACAATAATGTCTTCagtattattttcaaaactaaTACGCCTAACAATACTGGTTTACCTCATATTTTAGAGCACACTACCTTATGTGGTTCTGAAAAGTTCCCTGTCAGAGACCCATTTTTTAAAATGCTAAATAGAAGTTTATCCAACTTTATGAATGCGATGACAGGGCATGATTATACCTTTTATCCCTTTGCGACAACTAATgttaaagatttcaataatttaATGGATATTTATTTGGATGCCACATTACATCCTTTGTTAACTTCAGAAGATTTTTATCAAGAGGGCTGGAGATTAGAGAACGAAATAACCAGAGATAAAGAGTCACCTTTGACATTCAAAGGTGTTGTTTACAACGAAATGAAAGGTCAAGTCTCTGATTCTTCTTATTATTTCTGGATAAAATTCCAGGAGTCAATATATCCATCGTTAAACAACGCAGGTGGTGATCCAAGCCAAATCACCCAACTTGTACATAATGATCTAGTTGAGTTTCATAATAAATGTTACCACCCTTCGAACTCGAGAACTTTCACCTATGGTAATATCCCATTAGCTCAACATCTTGAGAAACTGAATAAGGTATTTATCCCATTTGGTAAGAGATCAAACAGAAATATCCTTAAGCAACCGATTGATTTAAATGAGAATGTGAAAACTACCATCAAGGGTCCTGTTGATCCAATGTTACCATCTCACCAACAGTATAAAACATCCTTGACTTGGAAAACTGGTTCTCCTTCAGATATTTACGAAACATTTCTTCTAAAAATGCTTTCTTCACTTTTAATGGACGGACACTCTTCGCCATTATACCAAACATTAGTTGAAACTGGTCTAGGAACAGATTTCAGCGTTAACTCTGGTTCTGATTCAATTACTGCTGCTAATCTCTTTACTATTGGACTCAATGGATTGACGAAGGATATATCAGATAATTTAGAGGCACATATACTGGAGGTTTTAGAAGCTGTTATGAAAGAAGGCTTTGCTGATATTAAAATTCAAGCACTAATCCACCAACTAGAGTTAAGTagaaaagttgaaaatgcatCATTTGGCTTGAATGTGTTGAGTTCTCTTGTTCCTACCTGGGTTAGTAATATAGATCCTATCGACTCCTTAAAGTGGGACAATATTGTGAGTAGATTTAAGGAAGACTACTCGAAAAGAGGTGATAGTATCTTTAGAGAACTATTGAATGACaaaattttatcaaaaccaTACTTCAAATACACAATGGTACCTGATGAAATTCTTCCAAGTATGATTGCgaaagaagaggaaaagagaTTGAAGGACAAAGTGGATGCTCTAAGTGAGGAAGATAAAGAACTTATCTATAAGCGGGGGTTGAGGCTACTGGAAAAACaggaagaaaaggaagatttGTCTTGTTTGCCAACGGTTAGTGTTAATGACATTCCAAGAGAATTTCCATCTGTAAGGATTGATAATAGAGTTCACGACGGCGTTCCAATTCAGTCTAGATCGTCACCTAAAACTAATGGATTATCATACTTTAGAGCCTTGAAGACATTAGAAGCCTCTGAGTTGCCCCAAGAACTTATCAAGTATCTTCCTCTATTTGCAAACTGTTTAACTAACATGGGTACCAAAAATAGGTCAATGGCAGATTTAGAGGATGAGATTAGATTATACACCGGTGGACTGTCAtgtaattttttcactCATGCTTCACCATACAACACAAATGAAGTTTATTTAAAGTTTGGATTAAGCAGCGTTTGCTTGAattctgattttgataaaatgcTTTCATTATGGATGCAATTATTACTAGAGACCAATTTTAGGAATGTTTCAAAGTTAAGCACTTTGATTAAACTTTCAACCAGTGATAATATGAGTGATATAGTAAGTAGTGGTCACAGCTATGCCCGCTCACGTGCAACGTCCAAGATATCAAAAGTTGCCAAGATCCAGGAATCATTAGGTGGCATTGCCAATATAGAATTCATGAATGAATTGGCTAAACTTGAAACTGAAGGTAGATTGGAGGAAGTGGTTATCCCAAAGTTggaaaaaattcaacaaattcttTTGGATGGTACTTCTCTACAATATAGCATTACGACCTCTAAGGACTCTGTTGGATACCAAGAAAGCCAGATAGCTAAATTCAACGATGACGTCGGATTCAAATCTAATTTCACTAAGAATGCGTATGAAATGCCAATTCCAGCAACTGGAAATTTAAGAAATgaatttattcaaattcCATCACATGTAGGATTTGCATCTACAGCGTTAAATGCACCATCATACAGTTCGCAAGACTCAGCATCTCTTCAGGTTTTGTCACAATTGTTAACATTCCGTTATTTACATGGAGAAATTCGTGAAAAGGGTGGTGCGTATGGTGGTGGTGCAAGCTTAGATGCACTTAATGGACTATTTACATACTATTCTTATAGGGACCCTCAACCATTGGAATCGTTGAATATTTATGACAAAGCTGTCAATGTTAATGCTTATAACATCAAAGAAGGTGTAATCAGCGATGAGGATCTGGAACAGGCAAAACTAActattttccaaaagttGGAGGCTCCTAAAAGTGTAAGAGATGACGGTATGAGTTACTTCAATTAtgacattgatgatgaaactaAACAAGAAAGAAGGGGCGCATTATTAGATTGCTCTTTGGAAGATGTTTTGGAAGTATGTGAAAAGTACTTTCCAGAGTCAGCTGTAAGAAGCAAGGTGGTTATTGGACATGATGCCGAGGGTATTCAAGGCAATCCTAATTGGACAACTGAAGTATTAAAATAA